The nucleotide sequence AATTTGAGAATCTCTCCGCGCAAAGTGAAATTGGTCGCTGATTTGATCAAGGGCATGGACGCAATAGAAGCGGTTGCTCAGCTCGACGTAGCGATCAAAAAGACCAGCGGCTATATGCAAAAACTATTGTTGAGCGCCGTTGCTAATGCCGAAAATAATTTTGGACTTTCCAAAACAAACTTGTATGTTTTGGACGCTGTGGTTGGTGCCGGTCCAACACTGAAAAGATGGATGCCAAAAGCCTATGGACGCGCCGGACAAATTTTGAAAAGAACCTCAAAAGTCAGAATCGTGCTGGAAGAAAGAATCGAAGGCAAGGACAGGAAGAGCAAGGAGCAGATGGAAAAAGAAAGGGCTGATCGGATGAAAAAGGCCAAGGATGAGATGAAGAAAGAGGAGGATAAGAAAAAAGAAGAGAAGAAAGATGACGTCAAGGATGGCAAGACGGAAAAAGTAACAGAAGCGAAAGTGAAAAGTGGCGAGAAGAAAGGTGCGGTCGAGGCGAAAGGCTGGAAAAACAAGATATTTCACCGGAAGTCAATGTAAATTTATTTAATCGTAAATAATACCTATGGGACATAAAGTAAATCCAGTTGGACTGCGCTTGGGGATCACTCAAGATTGGAAATCCAAATGGTTCAGCAAAAGAGATTATAATAAAAACCTCAAACAAGATATTGAGATCCGCTTGGAAGTGATGAAAAAATGGAAAGCGGCTTTCATCGGTGAAGTGGAAATTGAAAGATCCCAAGCTGCGGTAAAAATTATCATCAAGACTGCCCGCCCAGGAGTGCTCATCGGACGCGGAGGTAGTGGAGTGGAAGATATCAAACATTACATCCAGAATACTTTTTTCAAAAGTGACCGTAAGGGAGATTTGCGGATAGAAATTCAGGAAATCAAGAATTTTGAAGAAAACGCGATGATTGTTGCACAAAATGTGGCAGAGCAGTTGGAAAAAAGAATCCCGTTCCGCCGTGCGATGAAGATGATGCTGGAACAAGCGATGAAAAATAGTACGATCAAGGGAGTGAAGATTGAAATGTCCGGACGATTGGGTGGTGCTGAAATGTCCCGCCGAGAATGGTTGTCCAAAGGAACATTGCCATTGCACACATTGCGAGCGAACATCGATTTTGCCAGAGCGACAGCGTTTACGACCTATGGAGCGATTGGAGTGAAAGCTTGGCTCTATAAGGGAGAAGTGTTTGATACTAAAAAAACGAATTAAATTTAGAACAATCGTATGTTGATGCCAAAGAAAGTAAAACATAGAAAGGTGCAGCGCGGCGGAGCGATCCGTGGCAATGCAATGCGGGGAAACTCAATCAGTTTTGGCAGTTTTGGATTGAAAGCAGTCGGTGCTAGTCTAGTATCTTCTCGGCAGATCGAAGCGGCTCGTCGCGCGATGACCCGTTATGTGCAAAGAGGAGGCAAGATTTGGATCCGAATTTTTCCGGACAAACCGATGACAAAAAAAGGCGATGAGACTCCGATGGGTAAAGGAAAAGGAGCAGTTGATCATTTTGTCGCTGTAGTGAAACCGGGAACAGTGATGTTTGAGATGGATGGAGTGAAACGAGAAATCGCCAAGGAAGCGATGCGACTGGCGGCTCATAAATTGAATTTGAAAACTAAGTTTGTCACTAAAGAGGAATAAGTGCATCCGAAAGCGCACTACGAACGCGCCCATTCGAAAAGAGGGTAGTAGAAATTTTAAAAAACAAGAATTCGTAGATTCGCATTTAATTCGTAGTTTCGAATCGGTAAACATATGAAAATCAAGGAATTGAAAGAAAAGAATACTAATGAACTCAAGAAGCTTCTTGCTGAAAAAGAAGAAGGTATTCGCAAATTCAGATTTGAATTGGCAACCAAGCAAGTGAAAGGCACACGGCAAATCAGAACAGTCAAGCGCGATGTTGCGAGAATTCTCACTCTAATTAGCCAAGAAAATAAGTTAGCGTAAAGATAATTCTATGGAAAGTCCAAAAGTTGAAAAAAATAAGATCATCACTCGCAAGAAAGGCGTGGTTGTTTCTGATAAGATGCAAAAAACGATCGTGGTAGCAGTGGACACGCTAAAGACTCATCCTAAATACAAGAAAAAATACCGTTCAACCAAGAAATATAAAGCGCATGATGAGGAGAATAAATACAAGATCGGGGATGCGGTTGAGATTGTGCCTTGCAAACCGATGAGCAAGGATAAGAATTATGTAGTCGTGTAGTATGCGAAAAGCGCACTACGAATGCGCTCATTCGAATGAATAAGAAGAATTTAAAAAACAAGAATTCGTAGATTCGCATGTGATTCGTAGTTTCGAATCGGTATAAATTATATGATACAAGCAGAATCAAAATTAAATGTAGCTGACAATAGCGGAGCGAAAGTCATCAAGTGTTTCAAGGTACTTGGCGGAAGTCGCCGAAGATTTGCGCAGCTTGGGGACATTATTGTCGCGAGCGTAAAATCAGCTGAACCGCGCGGAATGGTCAAAAAAGGTGACAAGGTCCGAGCCGTGATTGTCCGTCAAAGAAAAGAATTTCGCCGAAAAGATGGATCCTATATCCGGTTTGATGAAAATGCTGCAGTGATTGTGGAAGCAAAAGAACCAAAAGGCACCCGTATTTTTGGACCGATTGCCCGAGAGATCAGAGATAAGGGATATGCAAAGATCGCCTCTCTTGCACCGGAAGTTTTATAAATAAGAAATTAGATTTAAGGAAACGTGGATATAACCATATGAAGATTAAGAAAAACGATTTAGTCAAGATGCTCGCAGGAAAAGACAGCGGAAAAACTGGAAAAGTTTTGCGTGTTTATCCGACTGAACAAAAGGTGGTGGTGGATGGACTCAATCTGCTCAAGAAACATAATAAGCCAAGAAAAGAGGGAGAGAAAGGGCAAAGAGTAGAAATCCCAAGAAAAATCGATATCTCCAATGCGATGGTGGTTTGTCCTAAATGTGGAAAAGCGGCACGGATCGGATATAAGACAGAAGGAGATAAGAAAATCCGCGTGTGTAATAAATGTAAGGCAGAAATTTAAATTCGACCCACCTTCGCCCCGGGTACGGGGCTACGGCGTGGCAAAGGCAGTATGTCCAAAATTTACGAAAAATATAAGACCGAAGTGGCGGCTGAGATGAAGAAGAATCTTGGTTTGAAAAACGATTTGCAAGTACCAAAGATCGAAAAAGTCGTTGTGAATGTCGGAATCGGAAAATTCATCAAAGACTCGGCGCTGGTGGCTGATATTTTCAATTCGCTAAAAGCGATTACTGGGCAAAAACCAGTCATGACCAAAGCCAAGCAATCAATTGCTGGTTTCAAAACCCGTGAAGGATTGGAGATTGGAATCAAGGTCACTCTGCGAGGAAAAAGAAAGTGGGATTTTTTGGAAAAATTAGTCGGTGCTTCAATCCCGCGTATCCGCGATTTTCATGGAATTAAGGTTGGCGCAGTGGACAAGGGCGGTAATCTCAATCTTGGAATCAAAGAACATTTGATTTTCCCGGAGATTATGCCAGAACAAGTCAAGACCACTTTTGGAATGCAGGTGAATGTGGTGACAAATGCTAAAAATCAAGAAAAGGGGATGATGCTGTTTCGACTGATGGGATTCCCGATTGAAAAAAAGGATACGAAATAAAGTTATATAATAAGCATAAAATAGAGTAAAATGGCTAAATTATCAGTTGAAGCTAGAGCAAAAAAGAAACCGAAATTTTCCACCCGCATCGTGAGACGCTGTTGGAAATGCGGAAGAAAGCATGGGTATATGCGCAAGTTTGATCTTTGCCGAATCTGCTTTCGGGAACTCGCTAGCACCGGACAATTGCCAGGTGTGAAGCGGTCAAGTTGGTAGGAATTTTATTGCTAGATTAAATAAAGATATTTAGATAGTTTGATTTCGATATTAAATTTTGAATTTTAAAGAGTATGTTGGATCCAATCTCGGAAATGTTAACCAAAATTAGGAACGCTCAGATGGCGCAGCACAAGACTGTTACGATTAGTGCGTCTAAGCTGAAAATGGCCTTGGCTAAAATTCTGGAAAAAGAAGGTTTTGTTTCGGGCGTCACCAAAGAAAAGCAAGGTGATTTCGATGTGATCAAGATTGTTTTGAAATATTATACCATTTCCAATACGAACAAAACTCCAGCCATCAAGGGAATCAGACGAATCAGCAAAGAAGGTCAACGGATCTATGTCAAAAGCAAAGACGTGAAGAGCGTCAAGAATAATTATGGTGTAGCACTTATCTCGACCTCCAGGGGAGTAATGACTGATCATGATGCAAAAAAAACAGGATTGGGCGGAGAGTATATTTGTGAGGTTTGGTAATTATAGAAATAATGATTCGTATGTCCGGCGTTCGTAGTGCCGGTTCGCGAAGCGAATAACGTAATTTTATGAGTAAAATAGGAAAAAAATTAATCACCATCCCTGCTGGAGTGACCGTGACGCTGGAAGGCGAAGTTCTGAAGGCAAAAGGACCAAAAGGCGAACTGAGCCTGAATGTTCATCCAGAAGCGAAGATTGAAATTGCTGAGGATAAAATCACAGTAAAGAAGGCCAAGGAGGACGGTGGATCAAACGCGATCTGGGGATTGACGCGGTCGCTCGTGAATAATATCATCATTGGCGTAAGCGCTGGTTATGAAAAAAAACTCGAACTGCAGGGTGTTGGTTTTCGTATGAGCATCCAGGGGAAAAAGATCGTAATGGCGCTTGGTTTTTCTCATCCAGTCGAAGTGGAAATTCCTGACGGTATTGTAGCAAAATTGGAAGATAATAATGGACTTTTGATTAGCGGAATCGACAAGCAAGCAGTGGGACAATTTGCCGCCAACATCAAAGACCTTAAGAAAGTTGAGCCATATAAAGGAAAAGGTTTCCGTTATGCAGGAGAAAAAGTGAGACGAAAAGCCGGAAAGAAAGCAGGAGCTAAATAGTCCCGTAAAGATGCTCCGCATCCACGGGGCAAGCCACTATATCGGATAATTTAAGACCTATAAATAATATTTCAAGAAGATGAATACGATCAGCCAAAATAAATTAAGACTGCACCGCAAAAGACGCGTACGTGCCAAAATTTCTGGAACTACTAGCGTGCCACGACTAAGCGTTTTTCGCAGCTTGCTTTCAATGAAAGCACAGGTAATTGATGATATTGCGATGAAGACACTCGTCGCTGCAGATACTAAAGAAGCGAAAGTGAAAAACGATGTGGCTGGCGCGAAAGCGGTGGGAATGCTTGTGGCGAAGAAATGCGCCGAGCAGAAAATTACTCAAGTTGTTTTTGATCGGGCAGGATACCGCTATCATGGAAAAGTGAAAGCTTTGGCGGAAGGTGCGCGCGAAGGCGGCTTAAAATTTTAAAACTCTTTTAGTAACTAAACTATATGGCAAAGAACGATCGAAAATTTAAGGGAAAAAAAGAGAAGCCGGAATTTGAACAGAAACTTCTGGACTTGGCTCGGGTTACCCGCGTGGTAAAAGGCGGAAGACGTTTTCGTTTTCGCGCGACACTGGTGATTGGAAATCGCAAGGGTAAGGTGGGCGTCGGAGTCGGCAAAGGATCGGATGTGACGGATGCAATCGGAAAAGCTTTTGATGATGCGAAGAAAAATATGATTACGGTTGCTATCAAGAACAATACGATCGCTCATGCCGTTGAGCATAAGAAAGGCAGTGCGAAGGTGATTTTGAAACCGGCCAAAGAAGGACGAAGTATCGTGGCCGGAGGAGCGGTACGCGCCGTAGTGGATTTTGCCGGAATTCGGGATATCGTTTCGAAATCTTTGGGAACTGCCAATAAGTTGAATGTGGCAAGAGCAACAGTGGAAGCGTTGGGAATGCTCAGCGCGTCAAAGACACGAAAAGAGAGAATTGCGACCCTCCTTCGCTAAAGCTACGGCGTGGCGAGGAAGAAATTAATTATTTTATAGTATAGAGAAGCTAAAAAAGCATGATTCGTATGTCCGGCATTCGTGGTGCCGGTTCGCGAAGCGAATAACTTTATGTTACGACAAGACTTACAAATGAGCCAGCCGAGGAAGAAGAAAAAGAATCTCGGACGTGGAGGAAAAAAAGGAACTTATTCCGGCAAGGGGAATAAAGGTCAAAAGGCGCGTTCTGGTGCCCACGTCGATCCTTTGTTTGAAGGCGGACGCTCGACACTGATCGATCACATGAAGAAAAAGCGGGGCTTTACTTCAAGGATGAAAAAAAGAAGCATCGTACAGATTGCTGACATCGAGAAGAATTTTGAAAATGGTGCTATAATCAGCGTAGAGTCTTTGGTCAATATGAAATTGGTTGCACGAAAGAATATTCCTTTGGGAATTAAAGTTCTTGGAAATGCAAAGTTGACGAAAAAATTTGTCTTTGAGAAAGATATCTTTATCAGTGAGACAGTGAAAAAAGTAGTTGTGGATGCTGGTGGAGAAATTAAAGTTGAGGAGAAAATTGAGGATAAGAAATAGGATTTTTCAGGTGTCGGTTCAATGTCTCCCTGCCTACCGGCAGGCAGGCTGACCTGAACCATTCAGTTCTTGCAAGCTCGCGGTAATTATAAAGTTTACCAATTTGAAGTTAGCTGATTAGAAATAAAAGGTTCAATTCGGGAGAATTGAACCGACAAGGGATTAAAGCATATAGCTAAAAAATGGATAAAGACATAGTTAAAATAAAAAATATTGGAGTTGAATGGTGGTTTTTAACCGGTTTGTTTTTTATTTTCTATTGCGTATCCATTTTTTTTATTTTGAGTGGTTGGGATGAATTGAGAAGTAAGTATTCAGCGGGTATCATTATGTTGCTATGGGGGATGTACTATGTTATTTATGGTGTTTATGTTTTTTCAAATAAAATAGAGCTTGATTTTGTCAATATGGAGCTCAAAGAGAGCTTGCTCAACATTCCCCTGTATACAATAAAAATAAATGAAATTAAAAAGTTACATCTAGAGTTTCCTCTTGTGAATTCTTTCCTCGGGGGAGACGAATTTATTTGGCCTAACTACAAGGAGGTGGCAGTTATTGAGTTTTTAATAAGTGGTAAAATTATCAGAAAGAGATGGTACGTTGGGAGGGAAAATGCGAAAAAAATTATTCAAAGACTAGCGCTTGTTAATGAAAAAATTGAAAGGGAAAATGAGCCACTTGGTAGCAGATTTTTTACAAAAAAAAGATATAATACTTGGTATTTTGCTGTAATAATTCTTGCTTCGATTCCTGTAATATTATTTTTATTATTTTTAGTAAATAAATATTTTCTCAGCAGGTAGATTGGATGGCAAAAAACTATGTTAGCTAAAATCACTCAAATCTTTCGGATTAAGGAACTTCGGAACAAGATATTTTTTATCTTGGCGCTTTTGGTTGTGTTTCGCTTGGCGGCGAATATTCCGATTCCGGGTGTTGATCAAGACAAGTTGAAGATGTTTTTTGAGAGCAATCAACTTTTTGGACTTTTGAACCTCTTTTCTGGTCGTGGACTTTCCAGTATTTCGCTCGTTATGCTCGGAGTCGGGCCATATATTACGGCTTCAATTATTATGCAACTTTTGACGATGATTGTGCCATCACTCGAGAAAATCTATAAAGAAGAAGGTGAAGCGGGACGGCAGAAATTCAATCAATGGACGCGCTGGGCAACAGTGCCATTGGCGGCAATGCAGACTTTCGGAATGATTGCCCTTTTTCGTTCACAGGGAATCATCGCAGCGACTGGCGCAATGAGCGTGATTTCGATGATGGTGATTGCGACAGCTGGTACGATATTTTTGATGTGGTTGGGCGAACTGATCACAGAAAAAGGCGTCGGCAATGGTGTATCGCTGATTATCTTTGCCGGAATCGTTTCAGGAATTCCTTCCACGATTGCCAAAACTTATGCGACAGCTGACTCGTCACAAATTTTTACTTATTTGATCCTGGGTGTGATTTTAATTGCGGCGATTGCGGCGGTGGTGTTTATGACCGAAGGCCAGCGTAATATGCCAGTTTCTTATGCCAAGCGTATCAAAGGCAACAAAATGTATGGCGGAACTTCGACCCATTTGCCACTGCGCATCAATCAGGCTGGTGTGATTCCGATTATTTTTGCACTTTCCATCATGCTTTTTCCGGGCATGATTGCCAATTTTCTGACCAAAAGTTCTAATGGTACCATTGCCAATATCGCCGTCAAAATGAGTGCGCTGTTTTCTCCGAGTAATTGGTTTTATTGGTTGTTCTATTTCATCTTGGTCGTCGCTTTTACTTATTTCTACACCGCTGTTGTATTTGATCCGAACAAAATCGCCGAGAGTTTGCAAAAACAGGGTGGCTATATTTTGGGAATCAGACCGGGCAAAAACACGGCTGATTATCTTTACCGGATCATGAATCGTATCACCCTTTCCGGTGCGGTTTTTCTCGGGCTAATCGCCATCCTGCCTTTTTTTGTGGAAAGCTTTACCAATATTGGTTCGGTTTCTATTGGTGGTACGGGGTTGCTCATCGTTGTTTCTGTCGTCATTGAAACGATCAAGCAAGTGCAAGGGCAACTGGCGATGCGGGATTATGAAGGATTTTAAATGCCTCGCTGCACTCGAATTTCTAATTTTCAATTTTTAATTTCTAAACAATTTCCAATTTCTCAATGACGAAGTTCTTAAATTAGAGAATTTGATCATTAAAAATTGTTTGCCTGCCTGCCGGTAGGCAGGAAAATTTAATCCGCCAGCTGGCGGAGAAAATTTATGAACGTAGTGATATTGGGTCCGCAAGGATCAGGTAAAGGGACGCAGGCAAAACTAATGGCTGAAAAATTTGGTCTCGATCATTTTGATACGGGGCGGGCTTTGCGTCAGATTGCTCTTTTGGATACGCCCTTAGGGCATGAAGTGAACGAAATCGTCATGGTTAGAAAGGAGCTGGTTCCGAGCCGGCTTCTTAGGGAAGTGTTGCATATCCGACTTAATGATCTTGGGCGCGAGCAAGGAATTGTTTTTGACGGCGTACCAAGAAATGTTGAGCAGGCAGGTTATTTTGAGGAAGCACTACAAGAATTTGGTCGAAAAATTGATCGGGTGATTTTTGTGGATATTTCGCAAGAGGAATCTTTAAAGCGAATCGGAAAACGCTATTCTTGCGAAAAATGCAAAGAAGCGGTAATCTTAAAAGAGGATACTGCGGAAGTTTGTGCTGAATGCGGAGGAAGATTGATCCAGCGAGCGGACGATACAAGGGAGGGGATCGAAAAAAGGCTGGGAATTTTCAGAGCAGAAACAATTCCAGTCATTGAATATTTTGAAAAAAAGAATTTAGTCTCCAGGATCGGTGGAGCGCAGAGTGTGGAAAAAGTATTTGAGGATATTTTAAAAGTTTTATGATAATTATAAAGTCAAAAAAAGAAATAGAGTTGATGCGGGAAGGCGGGCAACTGCTGGGTCAAATTATGGAGCGTTTGGGCGAAATAATTGTGCCTGGGCAAAATACTTTTGAGATTAACAAGCTCGCGAGAAAGCTTGTTTTTGATAGTGGCGGTTTTCCGATTTTTGAAGGTTATGGTGAACCGGGCAATACTTTTCCAGCGGCGGTTTGCACTTCTATCAACAATGAAATTGTACATGGCATTCCTAAAAAAAGTAGAATTATCCGTGAAGGTGATTTGGTGAAATTGGATATTGGGATGAAATATAAAGGGATGATTACAGATATGGCAAGGACATTCCCGGCGGGAAAAATTGGGAGTGAAGCGCAAGAAATATTAGACGCAACTAAAAAATGTTTGGATGAAGGCATAAAAATAATCAAATCCGGCGCAAAGCTGACTGATTATGGCAAGGCGGTGGAGAGTTGTGCCAAGGCGCATGGGTTTTCGGTTGTGCGCGATTTGGTCGGGCACGGAGTGGGGAGAGAATTGCACGAAGATCCCCAAATTCCCAACTATTTGACGCATATGCGCGAAATCGTTTTGCAAGAAGGGATGACGTTGGCGCTGGAACCGATGATTAATGCCGGGACGCATTACATAAAGATAATGAAAGACGGTTGGACTTATGCGACAAAAGACGGAAAACTGAGTGCACATTTTGAAGATACGGTTGTGGTGACGAAAAATGGGGTGGAGATTTTGACGAGGGTTTAAAATTGTGTCATTCCCGCGAAGGCGGGAATCCAGGCACCTCAAGTCTAAAATAAAGAGAAAGCGAACTATTAAAATTCAAGACTAGCTGAAACAGAAAATATTGAAGACTTGTATTTTGATTTTCTAGGGTTTATAACTAGTGGAACCTGGATTCCCGCCTTCGCGGGAATGACAATTATTTATTTATGCCAGGAAATTCAAGTAAAACAAAATATTATCTTGGCATCGATTACGGTGAATCCAAAGTTGGTCTCGCGATTGCGGA is from Parcubacteria group bacterium and encodes:
- the rplX gene encoding 50S ribosomal protein L24, with the translated sequence MKIKKNDLVKMLAGKDSGKTGKVLRVYPTEQKVVVDGLNLLKKHNKPRKEGEKGQRVEIPRKIDISNAMVVCPKCGKAARIGYKTEGDKKIRVCNKCKAEI
- a CDS encoding type Z 30S ribosomal protein S14, which gives rise to MAKLSVEARAKKKPKFSTRIVRRCWKCGRKHGYMRKFDLCRICFRELASTGQLPGVKRSSW
- a CDS encoding nucleoside monophosphate kinase — its product is MNVVILGPQGSGKGTQAKLMAEKFGLDHFDTGRALRQIALLDTPLGHEVNEIVMVRKELVPSRLLREVLHIRLNDLGREQGIVFDGVPRNVEQAGYFEEALQEFGRKIDRVIFVDISQEESLKRIGKRYSCEKCKEAVILKEDTAEVCAECGGRLIQRADDTREGIEKRLGIFRAETIPVIEYFEKKNLVSRIGGAQSVEKVFEDILKVL
- the rpmC gene encoding 50S ribosomal protein L29; this encodes MKIKELKEKNTNELKKLLAEKEEGIRKFRFELATKQVKGTRQIRTVKRDVARILTLISQENKLA
- the rplN gene encoding 50S ribosomal protein L14 encodes the protein MIQAESKLNVADNSGAKVIKCFKVLGGSRRRFAQLGDIIVASVKSAEPRGMVKKGDKVRAVIVRQRKEFRRKDGSYIRFDENAAVIVEAKEPKGTRIFGPIAREIRDKGYAKIASLAPEVL
- the secY gene encoding preprotein translocase subunit SecY produces the protein MLAKITQIFRIKELRNKIFFILALLVVFRLAANIPIPGVDQDKLKMFFESNQLFGLLNLFSGRGLSSISLVMLGVGPYITASIIMQLLTMIVPSLEKIYKEEGEAGRQKFNQWTRWATVPLAAMQTFGMIALFRSQGIIAATGAMSVISMMVIATAGTIFLMWLGELITEKGVGNGVSLIIFAGIVSGIPSTIAKTYATADSSQIFTYLILGVILIAAIAAVVFMTEGQRNMPVSYAKRIKGNKMYGGTSTHLPLRINQAGVIPIIFALSIMLFPGMIANFLTKSSNGTIANIAVKMSALFSPSNWFYWLFYFILVVAFTYFYTAVVFDPNKIAESLQKQGGYILGIRPGKNTADYLYRIMNRITLSGAVFLGLIAILPFFVESFTNIGSVSIGGTGLLIVVSVVIETIKQVQGQLAMRDYEGF
- the rplE gene encoding 50S ribosomal protein L5; its protein translation is MSKIYEKYKTEVAAEMKKNLGLKNDLQVPKIEKVVVNVGIGKFIKDSALVADIFNSLKAITGQKPVMTKAKQSIAGFKTREGLEIGIKVTLRGKRKWDFLEKLVGASIPRIRDFHGIKVGAVDKGGNLNLGIKEHLIFPEIMPEQVKTTFGMQVNVVTNAKNQEKGMMLFRLMGFPIEKKDTK
- the rplR gene encoding 50S ribosomal protein L18, with product MNTISQNKLRLHRKRRVRAKISGTTSVPRLSVFRSLLSMKAQVIDDIAMKTLVAADTKEAKVKNDVAGAKAVGMLVAKKCAEQKITQVVFDRAGYRYHGKVKALAEGAREGGLKF
- the rplO gene encoding 50S ribosomal protein L15, which translates into the protein MLRQDLQMSQPRKKKKNLGRGGKKGTYSGKGNKGQKARSGAHVDPLFEGGRSTLIDHMKKKRGFTSRMKKRSIVQIADIEKNFENGAIISVESLVNMKLVARKNIPLGIKVLGNAKLTKKFVFEKDIFISETVKKVVVDAGGEIKVEEKIEDKK
- the map gene encoding type I methionyl aminopeptidase, with amino-acid sequence MIIIKSKKEIELMREGGQLLGQIMERLGEIIVPGQNTFEINKLARKLVFDSGGFPIFEGYGEPGNTFPAAVCTSINNEIVHGIPKKSRIIREGDLVKLDIGMKYKGMITDMARTFPAGKIGSEAQEILDATKKCLDEGIKIIKSGAKLTDYGKAVESCAKAHGFSVVRDLVGHGVGRELHEDPQIPNYLTHMREIVLQEGMTLALEPMINAGTHYIKIMKDGWTYATKDGKLSAHFEDTVVVTKNGVEILTRV
- the rplP gene encoding 50S ribosomal protein L16, with product MLMPKKVKHRKVQRGGAIRGNAMRGNSISFGSFGLKAVGASLVSSRQIEAARRAMTRYVQRGGKIWIRIFPDKPMTKKGDETPMGKGKGAVDHFVAVVKPGTVMFEMDGVKREIAKEAMRLAAHKLNLKTKFVTKEE
- the rplF gene encoding 50S ribosomal protein L6, which produces MSKIGKKLITIPAGVTVTLEGEVLKAKGPKGELSLNVHPEAKIEIAEDKITVKKAKEDGGSNAIWGLTRSLVNNIIIGVSAGYEKKLELQGVGFRMSIQGKKIVMALGFSHPVEVEIPDGIVAKLEDNNGLLISGIDKQAVGQFAANIKDLKKVEPYKGKGFRYAGEKVRRKAGKKAGAK
- the rpsE gene encoding 30S ribosomal protein S5, coding for MAKNDRKFKGKKEKPEFEQKLLDLARVTRVVKGGRRFRFRATLVIGNRKGKVGVGVGKGSDVTDAIGKAFDDAKKNMITVAIKNNTIAHAVEHKKGSAKVILKPAKEGRSIVAGGAVRAVVDFAGIRDIVSKSLGTANKLNVARATVEALGMLSASKTRKERIATLLR
- the rpsH gene encoding 30S ribosomal protein S8, with the protein product MLDPISEMLTKIRNAQMAQHKTVTISASKLKMALAKILEKEGFVSGVTKEKQGDFDVIKIVLKYYTISNTNKTPAIKGIRRISKEGQRIYVKSKDVKSVKNNYGVALISTSRGVMTDHDAKKTGLGGEYICEVW
- the rpsQ gene encoding 30S ribosomal protein S17 — its product is MESPKVEKNKIITRKKGVVVSDKMQKTIVVAVDTLKTHPKYKKKYRSTKKYKAHDEENKYKIGDAVEIVPCKPMSKDKNYVVV
- the rpsC gene encoding 30S ribosomal protein S3, which gives rise to MGHKVNPVGLRLGITQDWKSKWFSKRDYNKNLKQDIEIRLEVMKKWKAAFIGEVEIERSQAAVKIIIKTARPGVLIGRGGSGVEDIKHYIQNTFFKSDRKGDLRIEIQEIKNFEENAMIVAQNVAEQLEKRIPFRRAMKMMLEQAMKNSTIKGVKIEMSGRLGGAEMSRREWLSKGTLPLHTLRANIDFARATAFTTYGAIGVKAWLYKGEVFDTKKTN